The proteins below come from a single Candidatus Rokuibacteriota bacterium genomic window:
- a CDS encoding acyl-CoA dehydrogenase family protein gives MATFNFQLGKLPPEAQKVRAEIRDFLARTLGGTSATKRALSWGGFDRDFSRRLGEAGFIGMTWPKKYGGHERSALERYVVLEETLAAGAPTSAHWVADRQSGPLLLRFGTEEQRQRFLPRITKGELAFAIGMSEPDSGSDLASIRTRAERVEGGYRVNGTKIWTSNAHISDYAIALFRTKVVPDKKHEGLSQFLVDLKSEGIGIRPIIDLAGGHDFNEVHFQNAFVPDDMLVGKDGDGWKQVTTELAFERSGPERYLSSIRLIIELIREVGAEPGERAAVVIGRLTAHMATLRQMSLSVAGMLQAGQNPNLEAAVVKDVGTSFEQEIPEVVHALLGVEPRLGSGSQFERVFGYLVEHAPSFSLRGGTREVLRGIIARGLGLR, from the coding sequence GTGGCCACGTTCAACTTCCAGCTGGGCAAGCTTCCCCCGGAAGCCCAGAAGGTCCGCGCGGAGATCCGCGATTTCCTCGCCCGCACGCTCGGCGGGACGAGCGCGACCAAGCGCGCGCTCTCCTGGGGCGGTTTCGACCGCGACTTCTCGCGCAGGCTGGGCGAGGCCGGCTTCATCGGCATGACGTGGCCGAAGAAGTACGGCGGCCACGAGCGGAGCGCGCTCGAGCGCTACGTCGTCCTCGAGGAGACGCTCGCCGCGGGCGCCCCCACCTCCGCGCACTGGGTTGCCGACAGGCAGAGCGGCCCGCTGCTGCTCCGCTTCGGGACGGAAGAGCAGCGCCAGCGCTTCCTGCCGAGGATCACGAAAGGCGAGCTGGCCTTCGCCATCGGGATGAGCGAGCCCGACTCGGGCTCGGACCTGGCCTCGATACGGACGCGGGCCGAGCGCGTCGAGGGCGGCTACCGCGTCAACGGCACCAAGATCTGGACGAGCAACGCGCACATCTCCGATTACGCGATCGCGCTCTTCCGCACCAAGGTGGTCCCGGACAAGAAGCACGAGGGTCTCTCGCAGTTCCTGGTCGACCTCAAGTCCGAGGGCATAGGCATCCGGCCGATCATCGACCTGGCCGGCGGGCACGACTTCAACGAGGTGCACTTCCAGAACGCCTTCGTGCCGGACGACATGCTGGTCGGCAAGGACGGCGACGGGTGGAAGCAGGTGACGACCGAGCTCGCCTTCGAGCGGAGCGGCCCAGAGCGGTACCTCTCCTCCATCCGGCTCATCATCGAGCTGATCCGCGAGGTAGGTGCCGAGCCCGGCGAGCGCGCGGCGGTCGTCATCGGACGGCTGACCGCGCACATGGCGACGCTCAGGCAGATGTCCCTGTCCGTGGCGGGCATGCTCCAGGCCGGTCAGAATCCGAACCTCGAGGCCGCGGTGGTCAAGGACGTCGGCACGAGCTTCGAGCAGGAAATCCCCGAGGTGGTCCACGCGCTCCTCGGGGTCGAGCCGCGCCTGGGCTCGGGCAGCCAGTTCGAGCGCGTCTTCGGCTACCTCGTCGAACACGCGCCGTCCTTCTCGCTTCGCGGCGGCACGCGCGAGGTCCTGCGCGGCATCATCGCCCGCGGCCTGGGGCTCCGGTGA
- a CDS encoding acyl-CoA dehydrogenase family protein, whose protein sequence is MNDTRTLLADTCARLFTDQVTPALIESAEKGAWPAALWQMLEENGLTLPQIPESRGGAGGAWGDAQVVLAACGRFAVPLPVAETMIGAWLLSESGLDVPLGPLTVAPVRPADRLSLTRAGAGWVLDGVAGRVPWGAAAGHVVVAADSDDGPMIGLVARGSAKCEPDVNLALEPRDTLGWSGAPVVTAALVGAGLPTDALRSAGALARSAQMAGGLEFLLSQSVKYVTERVQFGRPLASFQVIQHQLALLAGHTAAAGMAAQRAFAAMDEGDAGFEIACAKIRTGEASGLGAGIAHQCHGAIGFTYEHSLHFVTRRLWSWRAEFGAEVYWAALLGREVAARGADALWPYLTSR, encoded by the coding sequence ATGAACGACACGCGCACGCTTCTCGCCGACACCTGCGCCCGCCTCTTCACCGACCAGGTCACCCCCGCGCTCATCGAATCCGCCGAGAAAGGTGCATGGCCCGCCGCGCTCTGGCAGATGCTCGAGGAGAACGGGCTGACCCTGCCGCAGATCCCCGAGTCGCGCGGCGGCGCGGGCGGCGCGTGGGGTGACGCGCAGGTCGTGCTCGCCGCCTGCGGCCGCTTCGCCGTGCCGCTGCCCGTGGCCGAGACGATGATCGGAGCCTGGCTTCTTTCCGAGAGCGGCCTCGACGTGCCGCTTGGGCCGCTCACCGTCGCGCCCGTTCGTCCTGCCGATCGGCTCTCGCTCACGAGGGCCGGTGCGGGCTGGGTGCTGGACGGCGTCGCGGGACGGGTGCCGTGGGGAGCGGCGGCGGGGCACGTCGTGGTCGCCGCCGACAGCGACGATGGGCCCATGATCGGCCTCGTCGCACGCGGGTCGGCGAAGTGCGAGCCCGACGTCAACCTCGCCCTCGAGCCCCGCGACACGCTTGGGTGGTCCGGCGCGCCCGTGGTTACCGCAGCCCTCGTTGGCGCGGGCCTTCCCACCGACGCGTTGAGGTCGGCCGGAGCGCTCGCGCGTTCGGCGCAGATGGCCGGCGGCCTCGAATTCCTGCTCTCGCAGTCGGTCAAGTACGTGACGGAGCGCGTCCAGTTCGGCCGCCCGCTGGCATCCTTCCAGGTGATCCAGCACCAGCTGGCGCTCCTGGCCGGCCACACCGCCGCCGCCGGCATGGCGGCGCAGCGCGCCTTCGCGGCGATGGATGAGGGAGACGCGGGGTTCGAGATCGCCTGCGCCAAGATCCGCACGGGCGAAGCATCCGGGCTCGGCGCCGGCATCGCGCACCAGTGCCACGGCGCCATCGGCTTCACGTACGAGCACTCGCTGCACTTCGTCACGCGGCGGCTCTGGTCCTGGCGAGCGGAGTTCGGCGCCGAGGTCTACTGGGCCGCCCTCCTCGGCCGGGAGGTCGCTGCGCGCGGCGCCGACGCCCTCTGGCCTTATCTCACTTCGCGCTAA
- a CDS encoding CoA transferase encodes MLPLQGITVVEIAQNLAGPIAAEILAHMGADVIKIERPEGDDARRWGPPFWKGVSPGFLAVNANKRSVTLDLKKPADVEWLVDFIGRADVLVQNLRPGSLEEQGLGAAALTAKHPRLVYCSVWAFGATGPLRLKPGYEPMVQAFSGLMMMNGDEGGPPTRIGTSILDYGTGMWTAIGALAGLVQRQQTGRGCIVDASLFETGLAWLKGHFASFRASGEIPERHRTGSHRVVPFQGFETKTGPLIIAAGNDRLFAKLAQVLGHPEWATDPRFATNAARVASKFLLLPEIERILMTRSKGEWIDLLEAAGVPCAPIHTLPEAVAQPQTAAIGMIQPMPGDDYELVALPLSFDGARPGIRLAPPKAGEHTREIRGG; translated from the coding sequence ATGCTTCCACTGCAAGGCATTACGGTCGTCGAGATCGCGCAGAACCTGGCCGGGCCCATCGCCGCCGAGATCCTGGCGCACATGGGCGCCGACGTCATCAAGATCGAGCGGCCGGAGGGCGACGACGCACGGCGCTGGGGCCCGCCATTCTGGAAGGGCGTATCGCCGGGCTTTCTCGCCGTCAACGCGAACAAGCGCAGCGTCACGCTGGATCTCAAGAAGCCCGCCGACGTGGAGTGGCTCGTGGACTTCATCGGCCGGGCCGACGTCCTCGTCCAGAACCTGCGACCCGGCTCGCTCGAGGAGCAGGGGCTGGGCGCCGCGGCGCTCACGGCCAAACACCCGCGGCTCGTGTACTGCTCGGTGTGGGCCTTCGGCGCCACGGGGCCTCTCAGGCTCAAGCCCGGCTATGAGCCCATGGTCCAAGCGTTCTCGGGGCTCATGATGATGAACGGCGACGAGGGCGGGCCACCGACGCGCATCGGCACCTCCATCCTGGACTACGGCACCGGCATGTGGACCGCGATCGGCGCGCTGGCCGGGCTCGTCCAGCGCCAGCAGACAGGGCGCGGCTGTATCGTGGACGCCTCGCTCTTCGAGACTGGGCTCGCCTGGCTCAAGGGCCACTTCGCGTCCTTCCGCGCTTCGGGTGAGATCCCGGAGCGTCACAGGACGGGCAGCCACCGCGTCGTGCCGTTCCAGGGCTTCGAAACGAAGACGGGGCCCCTCATCATCGCCGCGGGCAACGACCGGCTCTTCGCGAAGCTGGCGCAGGTGCTGGGCCATCCCGAATGGGCGACGGACCCACGCTTCGCGACCAACGCGGCGCGCGTCGCGAGCAAGTTCCTTCTCCTGCCGGAGATCGAGCGCATCCTTATGACGCGCTCCAAGGGCGAGTGGATCGACCTCCTCGAGGCGGCCGGTGTGCCCTGCGCGCCCATCCACACCCTGCCGGAAGCCGTGGCCCAGCCGCAGACCGCCGCCATCGGGATGATCCAACCGATGCCGGGCGACGACTACGAGCTGGTGGCCCTGCCGCTGTCCTTCGACGGCGCGCGGCCGGGGATCCGCCTCGCGCCGCCCAAGGCCGGCGAGCACACCCGCGAAATCCGCGGCGGCTGA
- a CDS encoding ABC transporter substrate-binding protein → MIDHWRTPRTRTIRSRLTIALVVGALGTVVAAGALAQVGKSALIGKLEGPEVVTDPAKFPKTLHEAPQLAALVKAGKLPPVAERIGQDPLVIKPLHEIGKYGGTWRAGFTGPADFWNGYRCCSGPDHLLFWDYTGDKVTPNIAKGYEMQDGGRALVLHLRRGMKWSDGKPFTADDFVFWFEDIYRNKDLVPTPSAAMAINGKQGVVEKVDTYTVKFKFPDPYFMLPDVLAGSTDLGGQAWRGALGLGGYAPAHYLKQFHPKYVAQADLDKKVKDAKFDSWVRMFLFKNDWAFNPELPVITPWKTVTPINTPTWTLERNPYSVFVDTAGNQLPYIDRVVLTLGENLEVINLRAIAGEYDHQARHLDLAKVPVFIENQQKGGYKLYLDPGDYGGDMIIKFNLSYEADPEIAKWMNTADFRRALSLGIDRDQINETFWLGTGTPSSVVPADGNKYNPGPQYRKLWSTLDVKKANEMLDKVGLAKKDAEGYRLRTDGKGRLRIEIMTLGGQFLQFTQISEMIREQWKKIGIDLTVQEVERSLALKRTGANEQQLGAWNNDGSEHLFTFPLHVFPFDLGGVATSGPLYGRWFQSAGTQGKEPPARMKELMEKFKRAYGVPEKERIELGKEVWKIAAEEVYIIGVIGMGPASMGVRVVKTNMGNIPSRQYNSPDGKTPTISRPVTFFWKK, encoded by the coding sequence ATGATCGACCACTGGCGTACGCCGCGGACACGCACGATCCGGAGCCGACTGACGATTGCCCTTGTGGTGGGGGCGCTCGGCACCGTGGTCGCCGCGGGGGCCCTTGCCCAGGTGGGCAAGAGCGCGCTGATCGGCAAGCTGGAGGGGCCGGAGGTCGTCACCGACCCCGCGAAGTTCCCCAAGACCTTGCACGAGGCCCCGCAGCTGGCGGCGCTGGTCAAGGCCGGCAAGCTGCCGCCGGTGGCGGAGCGCATCGGGCAGGATCCGCTGGTCATCAAGCCCCTCCATGAGATCGGCAAGTACGGCGGCACGTGGCGGGCCGGCTTCACGGGCCCGGCCGACTTCTGGAACGGCTACCGGTGCTGCTCGGGGCCCGACCACCTGCTGTTCTGGGACTACACGGGCGACAAGGTCACGCCCAACATCGCCAAGGGCTACGAGATGCAGGACGGCGGGCGCGCGCTCGTCTTGCACCTGCGCCGGGGCATGAAATGGAGCGACGGCAAACCGTTCACCGCGGATGACTTCGTCTTCTGGTTCGAGGACATCTACCGGAACAAGGACCTGGTTCCGACACCCTCCGCGGCCATGGCGATCAACGGCAAGCAGGGCGTGGTCGAGAAGGTCGACACCTACACGGTGAAGTTCAAGTTCCCCGATCCGTACTTCATGCTTCCCGACGTGCTGGCGGGCTCCACGGACCTCGGCGGACAGGCCTGGCGGGGGGCGCTCGGGCTGGGCGGGTATGCGCCCGCCCACTACCTGAAACAGTTCCACCCGAAATACGTCGCGCAGGCCGACCTGGACAAGAAGGTCAAGGACGCGAAGTTCGACAGCTGGGTCCGGATGTTCCTGTTCAAGAACGACTGGGCGTTCAATCCGGAGCTGCCGGTCATCACACCGTGGAAGACCGTGACGCCCATCAACACGCCCACGTGGACGCTGGAGCGGAATCCCTACAGCGTCTTCGTGGACACGGCGGGCAACCAGCTTCCCTACATCGATCGGGTCGTGCTGACGCTCGGCGAGAACCTCGAGGTCATCAACCTGCGCGCGATCGCGGGCGAATACGACCACCAGGCCCGACACCTCGACCTCGCCAAGGTGCCGGTGTTCATCGAGAACCAGCAGAAGGGCGGCTACAAGCTTTACCTCGACCCGGGCGACTACGGCGGCGACATGATCATCAAGTTCAATCTGAGCTACGAGGCGGACCCGGAGATCGCGAAGTGGATGAACACGGCTGACTTCCGGCGCGCGCTGTCGCTCGGGATCGACCGGGACCAGATCAACGAGACCTTCTGGCTGGGGACCGGCACCCCGAGCTCGGTGGTGCCCGCCGACGGCAACAAGTACAACCCGGGGCCGCAGTACCGGAAGCTCTGGTCCACGCTCGACGTCAAGAAGGCCAACGAGATGCTGGACAAGGTCGGCCTCGCCAAGAAGGACGCCGAAGGCTATCGCCTCCGCACCGACGGGAAGGGGCGTCTACGCATCGAGATCATGACGCTGGGAGGCCAGTTCCTCCAGTTCACGCAGATCTCGGAGATGATCCGGGAGCAGTGGAAGAAGATCGGCATCGACCTCACCGTGCAGGAGGTGGAGCGGAGCCTGGCGCTCAAGCGCACCGGGGCCAACGAGCAACAGCTCGGCGCGTGGAACAACGACGGCAGCGAGCACCTGTTCACCTTCCCGCTCCACGTGTTCCCCTTCGACCTCGGCGGCGTCGCGACCTCGGGGCCGCTCTACGGGCGGTGGTTCCAGTCCGCGGGCACGCAGGGGAAAGAGCCTCCCGCGCGCATGAAGGAGCTGATGGAGAAGTTCAAGCGCGCGTACGGGGTGCCGGAGAAGGAGCGGATCGAGCTCGGCAAGGAGGTCTGGAAGATCGCCGCCGAGGAGGTCTACATCATCGGCGTGATCGGCATGGGCCCGGCCTCCATGGGCGTGCGCGTGGTCAAGACGAACATGGGCAACATTCCGTCGCGTCAATACAACAGCCCGGACGGCAAGACCCCGACGATCTCCCGCCCGGTGACGTTCTTCTGGAAGAAGTAA
- a CDS encoding ABC transporter permease, which yields MLAYIGRRALLAIFTVWAISVLSFAIIQLPPGDYVTSYVAQMASMGSVVTDEEAQNLRIQYGLGQPIYVQYLKWMRLIAQGNFGTSMEWRRPVTEVIGERLWLTVVVSVAALFLTWVLALPIGIYSAVRQYSVGDYVATFVGFIGLAVPNFLLALVLLYLGFTLFNANIGGLFSVEFQDAPWSLARVWDLLKHLPIPALILGLAGTAQQIRIMRANLLDELRKPYVVTARSKGLPELTVILKYPVRVALNPFASTIGYTLPYIVSGSIIVSIVLGLPTVGPLLLKALIAQDMFLAGTIVLLLGVMTVIGTLVSDILLVWIDPRIRLEDT from the coding sequence ATGCTGGCGTACATCGGCCGTCGCGCCCTGCTCGCGATCTTTACCGTCTGGGCGATCTCCGTCCTCTCATTCGCCATCATCCAGCTGCCGCCGGGCGACTACGTCACCTCCTACGTCGCGCAGATGGCGTCGATGGGCAGCGTCGTCACCGACGAGGAGGCGCAGAACCTCCGGATCCAGTACGGCCTTGGGCAGCCTATCTACGTCCAGTACCTGAAGTGGATGCGCCTGATCGCTCAGGGCAACTTCGGCACGTCCATGGAGTGGCGACGCCCGGTCACCGAGGTGATCGGCGAGCGCCTGTGGCTGACGGTGGTGGTCTCGGTGGCCGCCTTGTTCCTCACCTGGGTGCTCGCCCTGCCCATCGGGATCTATTCCGCGGTCCGGCAGTACTCCGTGGGTGACTACGTCGCCACCTTCGTGGGCTTCATCGGCCTCGCCGTCCCGAACTTCCTCCTCGCGCTGGTGCTGCTCTATCTGGGCTTCACGCTGTTCAATGCCAATATCGGGGGACTGTTCTCCGTGGAGTTCCAGGACGCGCCGTGGAGCCTGGCGCGGGTCTGGGACCTGCTCAAGCATCTGCCGATCCCGGCGCTGATCCTGGGTCTCGCGGGAACCGCGCAGCAGATCCGGATCATGCGGGCCAATCTGCTGGACGAGCTGCGTAAGCCGTACGTGGTGACGGCGCGCTCCAAGGGCCTTCCTGAGCTCACCGTGATCCTGAAGTACCCGGTGCGGGTGGCGCTCAACCCCTTCGCGAGCACCATCGGCTACACCCTGCCGTACATCGTGTCGGGGAGCATCATCGTGTCCATCGTGCTGGGACTGCCGACGGTGGGGCCGCTCCTGCTGAAGGCCCTCATCGCGCAGGACATGTTCCTGGCGGGCACCATCGTGCTGCTGCTGGGGGTCATGACGGTGATCGGCACCCTGGTCTCGGACATCCTGCTCGTGTGGATCGACCCGCGCATCCGACTCGAGGACACGTGA
- a CDS encoding ABC transporter permease, which produces MAKPEVALDPTSAPVHGPGAAAATDQRIFVASQWQLMWWRFRKHKVAVASAFVVVGFYLAVLGADFLAYADPNASEAQRSLMPPQRVYWFDGGRFGPYVHAVKGARDPQSFKRVYRADPSEKIPIRFFAEGFEYRVLGLVPTTRHLIGVDGGRDAAKTVFLLGTDVQGRDLWSRLMYGTRISLIIGLVGVTMSLVLGVVLGGFSGFYGGSVDTLIQRVIEILRSIPTIPLWMGLAAALPRDWSVLQIYFAITIIISLLGWTELARVVRGRFLALREEDFVVSARLVGCSQMRTIFVHMVPSFMSHIIAATTLALPAMIVSETSLSFLGLGLRPPAISWGVLLQQAQNVQTVAISPWLMLPAVPVIIAVMAFNFLGDGLRDAADPYGR; this is translated from the coding sequence ATGGCCAAGCCCGAGGTGGCCCTCGATCCCACGAGCGCTCCCGTACACGGGCCGGGCGCGGCGGCCGCGACCGACCAGCGCATCTTCGTGGCCTCGCAGTGGCAGCTCATGTGGTGGCGGTTCCGCAAGCACAAGGTGGCGGTGGCGAGCGCGTTCGTCGTCGTCGGCTTCTACCTGGCCGTCCTGGGCGCGGACTTCCTCGCGTATGCCGACCCCAACGCGTCCGAGGCGCAGCGCTCGCTCATGCCCCCGCAGCGCGTCTACTGGTTCGACGGCGGGCGATTCGGCCCCTACGTCCACGCGGTCAAGGGCGCCCGCGACCCCCAGAGCTTCAAGCGCGTCTATCGTGCCGACCCCAGCGAGAAGATCCCCATCCGGTTCTTCGCCGAGGGGTTCGAGTATCGGGTCCTGGGCCTGGTCCCGACGACGCGACACCTGATCGGCGTCGACGGGGGCCGCGACGCCGCCAAGACGGTCTTCCTGCTGGGCACGGACGTGCAAGGGCGCGATCTGTGGTCGCGGCTGATGTACGGCACGCGCATCTCGCTCATCATCGGCCTGGTCGGGGTGACGATGAGCCTGGTCCTGGGCGTGGTCCTCGGCGGGTTCTCGGGCTTCTACGGCGGGAGCGTCGACACGCTGATCCAGCGGGTCATCGAGATTCTCCGCTCGATCCCGACGATCCCGCTGTGGATGGGACTGGCGGCGGCGCTCCCCCGGGACTGGTCAGTTCTACAAATCTATTTCGCCATCACGATCATCATCTCCCTCCTGGGCTGGACGGAGCTGGCCCGGGTCGTTCGGGGACGCTTTCTCGCCCTGCGCGAGGAGGACTTCGTCGTCTCCGCGCGGCTGGTGGGGTGCAGCCAGATGCGGACCATCTTCGTGCACATGGTCCCGTCGTTCATGAGCCATATCATCGCGGCGACGACGCTCGCGCTGCCCGCGATGATCGTCAGCGAGACCTCGCTGAGCTTCCTGGGCCTGGGCCTGCGCCCGCCCGCGATCAGCTGGGGGGTCTTACTGCAGCAGGCCCAGAACGTCCAGACGGTGGCCATCTCGCCGTGGCTGATGCTCCCGGCGGTGCCCGTGATCATCGCGGTCATGGCGTTCAACTTTCTCGGCGACGGGCTTCGGGATGCCGCGGACCCTTATGGCCGCTGA
- a CDS encoding ABC transporter ATP-binding protein — protein MAAEVRPTLLSVRDLKTYFPQDEGTVKAVDGVSFDLYPGGTLGIVGESGCGKSVTARSILGIVDRPGRIVGGEIRFRRQAAAGATDPVVDLAKLAPNGREMRAIRGAEIALIFQEPMSSFSPVHTVGSQIVEAIMLHQQMSRRQAREKTIEILRRVGVSLPEQRVDQLSNQLSGGLRQRAMIAMALSCHPTLLIADEPTTALDVTTQSQILALLRQLQREDGMAIMLITHDLGVIAEMATDVAVMYLGRVVEQATVDQIFHAPKHPYTRALLRSIPRMRSRSRERLTPIAGTVPHPYDRPSGCPFHPRCPDFMAGRCDKEEPTLRPVGDQHTVSCFLYP, from the coding sequence ATGGCCGCTGAGGTTCGGCCGACGCTCCTGTCCGTCCGGGATCTGAAGACCTACTTTCCCCAGGACGAGGGGACGGTGAAGGCGGTCGATGGGGTGAGCTTCGACCTCTACCCCGGGGGGACGCTCGGCATCGTGGGGGAGAGCGGCTGCGGCAAGAGCGTCACCGCCCGATCGATCCTGGGGATCGTCGACCGGCCGGGCCGGATCGTCGGCGGCGAGATCCGGTTCCGCCGGCAGGCCGCCGCCGGCGCCACCGACCCGGTGGTGGACCTGGCGAAGCTCGCGCCGAACGGCCGCGAGATGCGGGCGATCCGCGGGGCGGAGATCGCGCTCATCTTCCAGGAGCCGATGTCCTCGTTCAGCCCCGTCCACACGGTGGGCAGCCAGATCGTCGAGGCGATCATGCTCCATCAACAGATGAGCCGGCGCCAGGCGCGGGAGAAGACGATCGAGATCCTGCGGCGGGTCGGCGTGTCGTTACCGGAGCAGCGGGTCGATCAGCTCTCAAACCAGCTGAGCGGGGGCCTGCGCCAGCGGGCGATGATCGCGATGGCGCTGTCCTGCCATCCCACCCTGCTGATCGCGGACGAGCCCACGACGGCGCTCGACGTGACCACGCAGAGCCAGATCCTTGCGCTCCTGCGCCAGCTGCAGCGCGAAGACGGGATGGCGATCATGCTCATCACCCATGACCTGGGGGTGATCGCCGAGATGGCCACCGACGTCGCCGTGATGTATCTCGGCCGGGTGGTCGAGCAGGCGACGGTCGACCAGATCTTCCACGCTCCAAAGCACCCGTATACCAGGGCCCTCCTGCGATCCATCCCACGCATGCGCTCGAGATCGCGAGAGCGGTTGACGCCGATCGCGGGCACGGTGCCGCACCCCTATGACCGGCCATCCGGCTGCCCCTTCCACCCGCGCTGCCCGGATTTCATGGCGGGGCGCTGCGACAAGGAGGAGCCGACCCTGCGGCCGGTCGGGGACCAGCACACGGTGAGCTGCTTCCTCTACCCGTGA
- a CDS encoding ATP-binding cassette domain-containing protein, with protein MNVLPPEVLLRVTGLQKLFPIRKGFLRRTVGHVRAVDGVDFHIDEGETLGLVGESGCGKTTTARCIVRAIEPTGGEMLMRVTDGSVVEIGRLGRTELRALRREMQMIFQDPFSSLNPRMTLLDLVGEPLLVHGVKSRREREDRVAELLRRVGLRPEYMRRFPHAFSGGERQRIGIARALALRPRLVVADEPVSALDVSVQAQILNLLQDLQAEFRLTYLFVAHDLSVVRHISDRVAVMYVGRIVELAETERIFTAPKHPYTAALLSAVPEPDPRTRSRRIVLQGEVANPASPPDGCYFHPRCPHAIEVCRTQAPAWQEISPAHFVACHRARELQLAGVD; from the coding sequence GTGAACGTCCTCCCTCCCGAGGTCTTGCTGCGGGTCACCGGGCTCCAGAAGCTCTTTCCGATCCGGAAGGGTTTCTTGAGACGGACGGTGGGCCACGTCCGCGCGGTGGACGGCGTCGATTTTCACATCGACGAAGGGGAGACGCTGGGCCTCGTCGGGGAGAGCGGCTGCGGCAAGACCACCACCGCGCGGTGCATCGTGCGGGCCATCGAGCCGACCGGCGGGGAGATGCTCATGCGGGTCACCGACGGCTCCGTGGTCGAGATCGGCCGGCTGGGCCGGACGGAGCTGCGGGCGCTGCGCCGTGAGATGCAGATGATCTTCCAGGATCCCTTCTCCTCGCTCAATCCCCGCATGACGCTGCTCGACCTCGTGGGAGAGCCGCTGCTGGTCCACGGCGTGAAGAGCCGGCGGGAGCGCGAGGACCGCGTAGCCGAGCTCCTCCGCCGCGTCGGGCTCCGGCCCGAGTACATGCGTCGATTCCCCCATGCCTTCAGCGGCGGTGAGCGCCAGCGGATCGGCATCGCCCGCGCGCTGGCGCTGCGACCCCGCCTGGTGGTTGCCGATGAGCCGGTTTCCGCCCTGGATGTCTCCGTACAGGCCCAGATCCTGAACCTGCTCCAGGATCTGCAGGCCGAGTTCCGGCTGACCTACCTCTTCGTGGCGCACGACCTGAGCGTGGTGCGGCATATCAGCGACCGCGTGGCGGTGATGTACGTCGGGCGCATCGTGGAGCTGGCGGAGACCGAGCGGATCTTCACGGCGCCCAAGCATCCCTACACCGCGGCGCTCCTATCTGCGGTTCCCGAGCCGGATCCACGCACGCGTTCGCGGCGCATCGTCCTGCAAGGGGAAGTGGCGAATCCCGCCTCACCTCCGGACGGCTGCTATTTCCACCCCCGCTGCCCGCACGCGATCGAGGTGTGCCGGACGCAGGCGCCGGCCTGGCAGGAGATCTCCCCCGCGCATTTCGTCGCCTGTCACCGCGCCCGCGAGCTCCAGCTCGCCGGGGTCGACTGA
- a CDS encoding enoyl-CoA hydratase-related protein, whose amino-acid sequence MYKYALYEKRGRTAFVTINRPEVMNALHYPAHEELYDIWTNFLEDREVWTAIVTGAGERAFCAGADIKHMATLPEKDRVPNSVREASGSRIQFGGLVHREIWKPVIAAVNGYCLGGGLEIAMACDIIIAAAHARFGTPEVKNIGGYPGSGGIHRLPRHVPLKVAMQMLLTGEPITAEEAYRWGLVNKVVPSAQLMAEAISVADQINERPPVAVRVIKEMVAKSLDLPLEYPDDQGRHAWELEEIVGTKLRESEDWKSREGPRAFVEKRKPVWKGR is encoded by the coding sequence ATGTACAAATACGCTCTTTACGAGAAGCGAGGGCGCACGGCCTTCGTGACCATCAATCGCCCCGAAGTGATGAATGCGCTGCACTACCCGGCCCACGAGGAGCTCTACGACATCTGGACGAATTTCCTCGAAGACAGGGAGGTGTGGACGGCCATCGTGACGGGCGCAGGGGAGCGGGCGTTCTGCGCCGGGGCCGACATCAAGCACATGGCCACGCTGCCGGAGAAGGACCGGGTGCCTAACTCCGTGAGAGAGGCGAGCGGCTCCCGCATCCAGTTCGGGGGCCTGGTCCACCGGGAGATCTGGAAGCCGGTGATCGCGGCCGTCAACGGCTATTGCCTGGGGGGCGGGCTGGAGATCGCGATGGCCTGCGACATCATCATCGCCGCCGCCCACGCCCGCTTCGGGACGCCCGAGGTCAAGAACATCGGAGGGTATCCGGGTTCTGGCGGGATTCACCGTCTTCCCAGACATGTCCCGCTCAAGGTTGCGATGCAGATGCTCCTCACGGGAGAGCCCATCACGGCGGAGGAAGCCTATCGGTGGGGGCTGGTCAACAAGGTTGTTCCCTCCGCCCAGCTCATGGCCGAGGCCATCTCCGTGGCCGATCAGATCAATGAAAGGCCGCCCGTGGCCGTGCGGGTCATCAAGGAGATGGTCGCCAAGAGCCTGGACTTACCGCTCGAATATCCGGATGACCAGGGGCGACACGCCTGGGAGCTGGAGGAGATCGTGGGGACCAAGCTCCGCGAGTCGGAGGACTGGAAATCCCGGGAGGGGCCGCGGGCGTTCGTGGAGAAACGAAAGCCGGTCTGGAAAGGCCGCTGA